The Nocardia vinacea genome contains the following window.
GTATCCAATCGCGCGCTGTTCATCGGCGCGATCTTCGGCATTGTCGGCTTCTTCATCATCCCGGTGGTCGGGTTGTTCGTGGGATTCGTTCTGGGTGTGTATCTTTCGGAGCTGCACCGACTCCGCGACAACCAACCTGCTTGGCAGGCAACGGTTCACGCCCTCAAGGGTGTGGGCCTGTCGATGCTGATCGAGCTCTTCGGTGCGCTGTTGGCCACGGGCGTCTGGGGCGTCGGCGCGATTATCGCCTGATCGTCAGCGTTTACCTGCCCGCCGTCGCTGCACCTGTGGATCGCGCATGCCCACTGCCAGGTCGCGCTCACTCGATGATCGGGAACGGAATCGTATCCGCCGGTTCGAGTTTCGGTAGCTCATCGCGCCGCAGCGGCAGGGTCGGCTGCTCGGTGCGGTGGATCGGCAGGGTCGGCGTCGGATCGGCCTGGATCACTCGTTCGCGGGCGGGCAGTCGATAGAACGCCCGCGCATTGTCTTCCAGCACCTTGAACATATCGGTGCCCACCACATCGCAGATCAGATCGACATCGGAATCCTGGAACGGTCGCCCCGCGCGGGTGCCGGGCAGATCGGTGCCGAACATCAGCGCTTCGGGATTGACCGCGTGGATCCGGCGCAGCGTATCGGCCACTTTCATATGCACCCGCCCGAAACCGGTCGCTTTCACCCGCGCCCCGCGATCCACCAGATCCAGCAGATAGGGCAGACCCTCCTCGGACATGCCGAGATGGTCGATGGAGAACACCGGCAGCTTCGAGATCACCGGCTGCATCGAGGTGAGCATGTTGCCGTCGATATACACCTCGACGTGCCAGCCGACGAGGTCGTGCGCACGCAATGCCTGCAGTGTCAGCGCGGTGATATCCGCGGCTGCGCGCTTGACGTTGAACCGCAGCGCGCGCACACCGATCCGGTCGAGTTCGATGATCTCTTCGTCGGTGGCGTCGGGGTCCAGCGCGGTGACGCCGACCCACCCCGCGCCGAGCTCCGCCAGCGCCGCTTTCAGGTACGTCTGATCGCTGCCTTGGAAGGATCCGCTGACCACGGCGCCGCCGCCGACATCGAAGCGCGACATACGCTTTCGATAATCGGCGATGGTGAACGGGTCGGGCAGGTAGCCCTGGTTCTCGGCCAGCGGGAACCGCGGGTCGAAGATGTGGAGATGGGCATCGAACACTTGTACAGAATGCCTCAGTCACGGAATTTCCGCTGCCGCGGACCCGACAGATTTCGCGCTGCCGCAGCCGTGTCGGATTGTCGAGAACCACAGGAGGTGACGGTCACCCCCTGTGGGCATTCGCGCTAGACCTTGTGCGGCTCGCTGGCGCGCAGCATGTCCTCGCGCTCGACGACCTTGACGCGCTCGCGGCCCTCCGGCTCGCCGAGGGCGCGCTCGTGCGCGTCCAGGCGGTACCAGCCCTGCCAGGTGGTGAACGGGATGCCCTTGCTCTCGAGGAATTCGGTGACTGCCTGTAGCTCCGGATGCTTAGCCGGTGCGAAGTTCACGCTGTCGTCGAGCAGGCAAGCAACGGTCTCGTTGGCGTCGCCCTTGGTGTGACCGATGAGGCCGACCGGACCGCGCTTGATCCAGCCGGTGACGTAGGTGGCGGGCAGATAGCGATCCGGACCGTCGGCGTCTTCGTCGGCGAGGACGCGTCCGGCCTCGTTCGGAACGACACCGGCCTGATCGTCGAACGGCAGGTTGGTGAGGTTCTGCGACAGGTAGCCGACGGCGCGGTAGACGGCCTGGACGTCCCAGTCCCTGAACACGCCGGTGCCCTTGACATTGCCGGTGCCGTCGAGCTGGGTGCGCTCGGTGCGCAGGCCGGCGACCTTGCCGTCCTCGCCGAGGATCTCGGCCGGGGACTCGAAGAAGTGCAGGAAAAGCTTGTGCGGGCGGTTGCCGACGTCGCGGATGGCCCACTGCTCCAGGGTGTTGGAGATCATGTCGACCTGCTTGGAGTGCCGGCGCGCGGCCTCGGAACCCTCGTCGTAGTCGATGTCCTCGGGATCGACGATGACCTCGATGGTCGGCGAATGGTCGAGTTCGCGCAGCTCGAGCGGGGTGAACTTGGCCTGCGCCGGGCCGCGACGGCCGAAGACGTGCACCTCGATCGCCTTATTGGCCTTCAGGCCGTTGTAGACGTTCGGCGGGATCTCGGTCGGCAGCAGTTCGTCGCCGGTCTTGGCCAGCACGCGCGCCACGTCGAGTGCGACATTGCCGACACCGAGGACCGCGACCTTCTCCGCCTCCAGCGGCCAGGTGCGCGGCACGTCCGGATGACCGTCGTACCAGGAGACGAAGTCCGCGGCGCCGTAGCTGCCGTCCAGGTCGATGCCGGGGATCGGCAGCGCGCGGTCGGCGTTGGCGCCGGTGGAGAAGATCACCGCGTCATAGAACGTGCGCAGATCGTCGAGGGTGATGTCGGTGCCGTAGTCGATATTGCCGAGCAGGCGGACCTGCGGCTTGTCCAGCACCTTGTGCAGAGCGGTGATGATGCCCTTGATGCGCGGATGATCCGGCGCGACGCCGTAGCGGATCAACCCGAACGGCGCGGGCATGCGCTCGTACAGGTCGATGCTCACCTCGGCATCGGACTTCATCAACGCGTCGGCGGCGTAGATACCGGCCGGTCCTGCGCCCACGATCGCGATGCGAAGCGGGCGAGGCCCCGCGGTGTGCGCGTCAGGCCCGGAGGAGGCAGCTTGCGTGACCACGGAGGGCCCGTGCACACCGCTAGTCGACTCTGCACTGTGTTCGGTCATCTTTTACGCGCACCCTTATGGTCGAAACAATTAACGGCGTCAGTCTTAGCTTAGGCTAACTTGACGCACCCTCTCGGTCGCATCTGCCGATGCGGACAGGCGGCCATCTCGGCTATGACAGCAGGCCGCAGTCTCGCGATTCTATCGGTGGCACAGCGCGCACCCTGCGGCGGTGCGTACACCGGGTGTTTGCTGCCCCGGCCCACCTACCGTGACTACCCGCTCTGCGCACATCTATCAAATCCTCGTGACGCAGGTCTCGGGGCCGAATGCCGGATACCGCCGTCCACCAGGGATGATCGACCCATGACAGAGCAGCAGGGCACCGATGAAGAACCCGTAATCGAGGTCGATCAGACCGATCGTCGCTCCATCGCGCCGTTCATCGCGGCGGCCGTCTTCGCCGCTGTCGTGCTGGTCGCGATCGTGCTCGGTGCGGTGCTTTCGCCCGCTGAGAAAAATGTCACAGAATCGGAC
Protein-coding sequences here:
- a CDS encoding DUF456 domain-containing protein — its product is MSAWGEVVVGLVILVGLVGIIVPILPGAILIFGAIAVWAFMTGGATAWIVLAISTAFLVLSGIVKYTWPGRKMKDAGVSNRALFIGAIFGIVGFFIIPVVGLFVGFVLGVYLSELHRLRDNQPAWQATVHALKGVGLSMLIELFGALLATGVWGVGAIIA
- a CDS encoding amidohydrolase family protein, which gives rise to MFDAHLHIFDPRFPLAENQGYLPDPFTIADYRKRMSRFDVGGGAVVSGSFQGSDQTYLKAALAELGAGWVGVTALDPDATDEEIIELDRIGVRALRFNVKRAAADITALTLQALRAHDLVGWHVEVYIDGNMLTSMQPVISKLPVFSIDHLGMSEEGLPYLLDLVDRGARVKATGFGRVHMKVADTLRRIHAVNPEALMFGTDLPGTRAGRPFQDSDVDLICDVVGTDMFKVLEDNARAFYRLPARERVIQADPTPTLPIHRTEQPTLPLRRDELPKLEPADTIPFPIIE
- a CDS encoding FAD-dependent oxidoreductase — its product is MVTQAASSGPDAHTAGPRPLRIAIVGAGPAGIYAADALMKSDAEVSIDLYERMPAPFGLIRYGVAPDHPRIKGIITALHKVLDKPQVRLLGNIDYGTDITLDDLRTFYDAVIFSTGANADRALPIPGIDLDGSYGAADFVSWYDGHPDVPRTWPLEAEKVAVLGVGNVALDVARVLAKTGDELLPTEIPPNVYNGLKANKAIEVHVFGRRGPAQAKFTPLELRELDHSPTIEVIVDPEDIDYDEGSEAARRHSKQVDMISNTLEQWAIRDVGNRPHKLFLHFFESPAEILGEDGKVAGLRTERTQLDGTGNVKGTGVFRDWDVQAVYRAVGYLSQNLTNLPFDDQAGVVPNEAGRVLADEDADGPDRYLPATYVTGWIKRGPVGLIGHTKGDANETVACLLDDSVNFAPAKHPELQAVTEFLESKGIPFTTWQGWYRLDAHERALGEPEGRERVKVVEREDMLRASEPHKV